A window from Fervidicoccaceae archaeon encodes these proteins:
- a CDS encoding L-threonylcarbamoyladenylate synthase: MLFLKIDPARATLREIEQAGKILAKGGIAIYPTDTVYGLGCDVTNRNAVNRIYELKKREAKPLPILISSINVALRIAQTNDAMLKLSRKFWPGGLTIKIYPAINFLSQFLDEEGKIAIRVPDHPIPRILADFIGGMIVGTSANISGREPPTTAESALKQIGDVDVVIDSGPSKIGKPSTIIDVTGNEIKLVREGAIPFSRILEELEVD, from the coding sequence ATGCTTTTCCTAAAAATTGATCCAGCTAGAGCAACCCTCCGAGAAATTGAGCAAGCAGGAAAAATACTTGCAAAAGGGGGTATTGCCATTTATCCAACGGATACTGTATATGGTCTAGGATGCGATGTGACGAATAGAAATGCTGTTAATAGAATATATGAGCTCAAAAAGAGGGAGGCAAAGCCGCTTCCAATTCTGATTTCAAGCATCAATGTTGCTCTCAGAATAGCGCAGACCAATGACGCAATGCTGAAGCTCTCTAGGAAGTTCTGGCCAGGAGGCCTAACAATTAAAATATATCCAGCAATCAATTTCTTGAGCCAATTCCTCGATGAGGAGGGAAAGATAGCCATAAGAGTCCCCGATCATCCTATTCCAAGAATCCTCGCTGATTTCATTGGAGGAATGATAGTTGGGACCAGTGCGAACATATCTGGAAGAGAACCTCCAACTACAGCAGAGAGTGCTCTTAAGCAAATAGGAGATGTAGACGTGGTAATCGATTCTGGTCCTTCTAAGATTGGGAAACCATCTACGATAATAGATGTAACAGGGAATGAGATAAAGTTAGTAAGAGAGGGAGCAATCCCTTTTTCGAGGATCTTAGAGGAGTTGGAAGTTGACTGA
- a CDS encoding NAD(+)/NADH kinase, with amino-acid sequence MRESCEGAAVFINPESNEAVASLEILWKEAKEIDLNLFVAEESLNGREKEINLPVFPLEKIKPCWSIIVGGDGTLLKAVRFDRIRNSVIATVGSGRRCYYFDITTREIEGLLKRLVKRNFIEQHLWMLEAKGDGFRENFLNEIVIHGGSIKVIELRISINGDELYRLAGDGVIIATSSGSTAYSLSAGGPIVDPLLSSIVITPLSSMSLHARPIVVDPFSTIEVEVLKRTGKERMIVDGQVDFPVPSKVGISLNEVPLRIARVRWMRFYERVLRGKCSNNF; translated from the coding sequence ATGAGAGAAAGCTGTGAGGGTGCTGCAGTTTTTATAAATCCTGAAAGCAATGAAGCAGTTGCTTCTCTGGAGATTCTTTGGAAGGAAGCAAAAGAAATTGATTTGAATCTTTTTGTCGCAGAGGAAAGCCTGAACGGTAGAGAAAAAGAGATCAACTTACCTGTTTTTCCGTTAGAAAAGATTAAGCCCTGCTGGAGCATTATAGTTGGGGGGGATGGTACTCTTCTCAAAGCAGTGCGATTCGATAGAATAAGAAATTCTGTTATAGCAACTGTGGGCTCCGGCAGGAGGTGCTATTACTTTGATATAACAACAAGAGAAATTGAGGGTCTTTTGAAGAGATTGGTGAAGAGAAATTTCATCGAGCAACATCTTTGGATGCTGGAAGCTAAAGGAGATGGGTTTAGAGAGAACTTCCTGAACGAAATAGTGATACATGGGGGAAGCATTAAAGTAATAGAGCTCAGAATATCAATAAATGGGGATGAGCTCTACAGACTTGCAGGAGATGGGGTAATAATAGCAACATCTTCTGGTTCTACAGCCTACAGTTTAAGTGCAGGGGGACCAATAGTAGATCCCCTTCTTTCTTCAATTGTAATCACTCCTCTCAGCTCCATGTCCCTTCATGCTAGACCAATAGTAGTAGATCCTTTTTCCACCATAGAAGTTGAAGTTCTGAAGAGAACAGGAAAAGAGAGAATGATCGTTGATGGTCAAGTTGATTTTCCAGTCCCAAGCAAAGTTGGAATTAGCCTTAACGAGGTACCATTGAGAATTGCCAGAGTAAGGTGGATGAGGTTCTATGAAAGAGTTCTCAGAGGAAAATGCAGTAATAATTTTTGA
- a CDS encoding VWA domain-containing protein → MTELQNLLLNITNKDYIYNVISKLIISLLPEDLASQASKNERLTLLSTDAFFLHYSAHPMLSDHNNDELLENARLIFYRYMTSNDFMKARASTVLDEHTSLIFSTVFLRKLIESLTTSVSEGKGGRGELEGPGKGKRPQLQETENGGKSEKKDVMSGQAAPQAQKEKEGEIQIEEKLADRETAERAMAQALSQASAYTSRAKQLKDIGFSGGASREKGDVRRLLDLTELIMQVREAQEIIDLLQKLTDVFPKTVHMKKETSLHGEEIGGYRRTKKIERALPREFSLPRDLFISKYYGEGLISLEKEISKKGILYVLLDKSGSMSGHKLIWSRSIALFFIRLAYMRGMSVFMRMFDSEPYPYNNPMSSFPSMIEAVLKIASNGGTDIKKAMGVALEDVGKQMRNNRAFIFLITDGEDKFTMRRDTSWKNIYLITVMVSGDNDVLKSLSDLYLKAGLTIDGALSIAKEGEKLITAAERSKFTHA, encoded by the coding sequence ATGACTGAGCTTCAAAATCTTCTTCTGAATATAACTAACAAGGATTACATATACAATGTAATATCCAAGCTTATTATTTCATTGCTGCCAGAAGATCTAGCATCACAAGCCTCGAAAAATGAGCGTTTGACTCTGCTTTCTACCGATGCTTTCTTCCTTCACTATTCAGCTCATCCAATGCTCTCTGATCACAATAATGATGAGCTTCTTGAAAATGCAAGGTTAATTTTCTACAGATACATGACGTCAAACGATTTCATGAAAGCTCGTGCTTCAACAGTATTGGATGAACATACGTCACTTATCTTCTCAACAGTGTTCCTCAGAAAGCTGATTGAAAGCCTGACAACTTCAGTGAGTGAAGGCAAAGGGGGGAGAGGAGAGCTCGAGGGCCCAGGCAAAGGAAAAAGACCTCAGCTACAGGAGACGGAGAATGGTGGAAAAAGCGAAAAAAAGGATGTCATGAGCGGACAAGCCGCACCCCAAGCTCAAAAAGAGAAGGAGGGAGAAATTCAAATAGAGGAGAAGCTTGCTGATAGGGAAACAGCTGAAAGAGCTATGGCTCAGGCTCTCTCTCAGGCCTCAGCTTATACTTCTAGAGCAAAACAGCTCAAGGACATAGGCTTCAGTGGGGGAGCAAGCAGAGAAAAGGGTGATGTGAGAAGATTGCTTGATCTAACAGAACTCATAATGCAGGTAAGGGAAGCACAGGAAATTATCGATTTGCTTCAGAAGCTCACTGATGTCTTTCCAAAAACCGTACACATGAAGAAGGAAACAAGCCTCCATGGCGAAGAAATTGGAGGCTATAGGAGGACAAAGAAAATCGAAAGAGCCCTTCCCAGAGAGTTCTCTCTGCCCAGAGATCTTTTCATTTCCAAATACTATGGAGAAGGTCTCATATCACTAGAGAAGGAGATCAGCAAAAAAGGAATTCTCTATGTTTTGCTGGACAAGAGCGGATCTATGTCAGGGCATAAGCTGATTTGGTCTAGAAGCATAGCTCTCTTCTTCATAAGGTTGGCCTACATGAGGGGAATGAGCGTATTTATGAGAATGTTTGATTCGGAACCATATCCGTACAACAATCCAATGAGCTCTTTTCCCAGCATGATTGAGGCTGTTCTTAAAATTGCCTCAAATGGAGGAACAGACATAAAAAAGGCGATGGGAGTTGCTCTAGAGGACGTAGGCAAGCAAATGAGAAATAACAGAGCATTTATTTTCCTTATAACTGACGGAGAGGATAAATTCACGATGAGAAGGGATACATCTTGGAAAAATATTTACTTAATAACGGTTATGGTCAGCGGAGATAACGATGTTCTGAAATCGCTCAGCGATCTATATTTGAAGGCTGGGCTAACTATTGATGGAGCCCTATCAATAGCTAAAGAAGGGGAGAAGCTGATAACAGCAGCTGAAAGGAGCAAGTTCACACATGCTTAA
- a CDS encoding DUF2192 domain-containing protein yields the protein MVPQKKIYRKKISVAIDILSEISEKMIADRDKVIKLLKEKYEEYRISPFRGIAQPEDLYDKEMATLYVVGKYGMGLDEDYPEIFERVFEKEKKYEAFINAIIPEQGNGDSRARLLEKLGSSELSSNDVARILRIVFTKVIFGFAQDDELLNLMNKIEKFFPENAKDVRNFKRFFIGFKLAEMIATGEIRSRVEKEAMKQALVLKLGSGKTAPDDKYVSVIARKVFKVPGEKIEKLLSLGESGEESRRSRGEEVATDKKADG from the coding sequence TTGGTTCCTCAGAAAAAAATTTATAGGAAGAAAATTTCTGTGGCAATAGACATACTTAGCGAAATATCTGAGAAGATGATAGCTGATAGAGATAAAGTGATAAAGCTCCTGAAGGAAAAATATGAAGAATATAGGATATCGCCTTTCAGGGGGATCGCGCAGCCAGAGGATCTTTATGACAAGGAAATGGCAACTCTCTACGTTGTTGGAAAATATGGCATGGGTTTGGACGAGGATTATCCAGAGATATTCGAAAGGGTTTTTGAAAAGGAAAAGAAGTATGAAGCTTTTATTAATGCTATTATCCCCGAGCAGGGGAATGGAGATTCCAGAGCTAGACTGCTTGAAAAGCTAGGTTCCAGCGAGCTGTCCAGCAATGACGTTGCCAGAATTCTAAGGATCGTCTTCACAAAGGTAATTTTTGGCTTTGCCCAAGACGATGAGCTATTGAACCTAATGAACAAGATTGAGAAGTTCTTCCCGGAAAATGCAAAGGATGTTAGAAATTTCAAGAGATTCTTTATTGGTTTCAAGCTTGCTGAAATGATAGCAACAGGAGAAATAAGGAGCAGGGTTGAGAAGGAAGCAATGAAGCAGGCACTAGTTCTCAAGCTTGGAAGCGGAAAAACAGCACCTGATGATAAATATGTTTCAGTAATTGCGAGAAAAGTATTCAAGGTTCCTGGAGAAAAGATTGAGAAGCTTTTGAGCTTGGGGGAAAGTGGTGAAGAGTCAAGGAGGAGTAGAGGGGAAGAGGTTGCGACTGATAAAAAGGCTGACGGCTAA
- a CDS encoding RsmB/NOP family class I SAM-dependent RNA methyltransferase, producing the protein MTDLCERFESDLGSSKTLKNTLESVSSAYGISTKRLLCSLFQPMRKYFLRINRLKLSTDEAIEVLKLEGIQARKSGLLDEAIYIEVLPGDPIQPSEKIAVAEREAAERVMLGADLYLPGLKKLINARKGDEVTVTDENGIPVAKGILLIEPNEVNRRSRGIAVKVVSSLYKMPKVRELDSYSRGIITDQSYPSMLLIRMLDPPAGRIFVDMTASPGGKIGHLYEITGGKGIYYAFDHTQNKILRLKKELSRIGASSVIALKGDSRFISLDHPQIRADITILDPPCTGLGNRPRLSIQFNEKDLRNLVSLQRQLLKEAARITVPGGLISYSTCTLSYEENEGQVEWALNNLPLEPVYPNFPFPQSKLTDHPVARFVPGFHDTIGFFAAIFRRK; encoded by the coding sequence TTGACTGATCTATGCGAGAGATTTGAAAGTGATCTGGGTTCCTCCAAAACTCTAAAGAACACGCTCGAATCAGTTTCCTCTGCTTATGGGATAAGCACGAAGAGACTGCTATGCTCATTGTTTCAGCCCATGCGAAAATACTTCCTGAGAATAAACAGATTGAAGTTATCCACAGATGAAGCAATTGAGGTTCTCAAGCTTGAGGGAATACAGGCTAGGAAATCTGGATTACTCGACGAGGCAATTTATATCGAGGTTTTACCAGGAGACCCAATTCAACCCTCAGAGAAAATAGCGGTTGCTGAGAGGGAAGCTGCTGAAAGAGTCATGCTTGGAGCTGATCTCTATCTTCCTGGCTTGAAGAAACTAATCAATGCTCGCAAGGGTGATGAAGTGACTGTAACCGATGAAAACGGTATTCCTGTAGCAAAAGGAATCTTATTGATAGAGCCAAACGAAGTGAACAGAAGGTCTAGGGGCATAGCAGTAAAAGTAGTCTCCTCTCTATACAAGATGCCCAAGGTGAGGGAGCTTGATTCCTACAGCAGGGGAATAATAACTGATCAATCCTATCCGTCCATGCTTCTAATCAGGATGCTTGATCCTCCAGCTGGCAGGATATTTGTTGATATGACAGCATCTCCAGGAGGAAAGATTGGTCACCTGTATGAAATTACTGGGGGGAAAGGGATCTATTATGCGTTTGACCATACTCAAAATAAGATACTTAGATTGAAGAAGGAGCTCAGCAGAATAGGAGCTTCTAGTGTTATAGCTTTAAAAGGTGACTCTAGATTCATATCTCTCGATCATCCTCAAATAAGGGCCGATATTACCATCTTGGATCCCCCATGCACAGGACTTGGAAATAGACCTAGACTCTCCATTCAATTCAATGAAAAAGATTTAAGGAACTTGGTTAGCCTTCAGAGACAGCTTCTGAAGGAAGCAGCACGAATAACTGTGCCTGGAGGGCTCATATCTTATTCAACGTGCACTCTGTCATATGAGGAGAATGAGGGGCAAGTTGAGTGGGCCCTGAATAATCTACCTCTGGAGCCGGTCTATCCAAATTTCCCCTTTCCTCAATCAAAGCTTACAGATCATCCTGTGGCAAGATTTGTTCCGGGCTTCCACGATACAATAGGATTCTTTGCCGCTATTTTCAGAAGAAAATAA
- a CDS encoding STT3 domain-containing protein: protein MSKMQKTKESSETKLSFLDKLYRRRKILGAIISILIAFLAFYIRIQRIFLYGYYLDEADPYFMYWGTNYLVEHGISSWYTLTASNNATHIFWYPWGRDITNTDYPFNMMLAALTYPIAKIFGLSVLQWSVLQPPIAGALIVLFSYLLAREIGGELAGIFSAFIAAVIPGTLDRTNAGFFVKLGMVQPTILLGLFLFVKMIKSSAYRSKWIYTITSAIVLSLVAWSWGGYQIVDLILGIFMGLYPIVKQPEKREELFLGAFLLISLLVQSTSPTVSFVAIIKGAGLFLIGGYALYSIAFAEHYILGRTPFGKKEKLSWRTIYLGTLLAVGMLGLTAIYFNLLDISGRAYYFLGIETNNPLVASVSEHQTLSLSMMIRLTALGLLLSWVYFVYGLFIMKKQPINILFVFLVPLVTYMGLRASYLLMFVATMLSAIGGMGVAPISQLLTKSFGISEASIQMQTKEKKAKKYARKVDEIGIIVWTSILIFLIVIGGFQLSTTIVQARAPPLILSGGIGLAVENKAWIYALDVIKNETAPNSVFMPWWDYGYWIPVMTGRATVADGATINGTQIALLAQALTAQNENETIGIALNDFKAPANNTYIAVFDVFRAYQVANDSWVIGPYVSIYTGTVGLADIPKSIWMLRIGGRLNLTAYSPYFAIQSIPYQGTNYPVVGPNWTDPLVQSTLIYRMMIDAVYHMNDTSIMRGTPLDIHGNVSFIDFVSGATIEDKPFHDLQPFRIVVDPIYSTSTDKIFVAVIIYKITG from the coding sequence ATGTCGAAAATGCAAAAAACCAAGGAAAGTAGTGAGACCAAGCTATCATTTCTCGACAAGCTTTATAGAAGGAGAAAGATATTAGGAGCAATTATCTCCATTCTCATAGCTTTTCTTGCATTTTACATAAGAATCCAAAGAATTTTCCTATATGGCTACTATCTGGATGAGGCCGATCCCTACTTTATGTACTGGGGCACAAATTACTTGGTTGAGCATGGAATATCGTCTTGGTACACTCTCACAGCATCTAACAATGCTACACACATTTTCTGGTACCCATGGGGAAGGGATATAACCAATACGGACTATCCTTTCAACATGATGCTCGCAGCTCTAACGTATCCTATAGCAAAGATTTTTGGGCTCTCCGTTCTGCAGTGGTCAGTTCTCCAACCCCCAATAGCAGGAGCCCTCATCGTTCTATTCTCATATCTTTTAGCCAGGGAGATCGGAGGCGAGCTAGCCGGCATCTTTTCAGCCTTCATTGCTGCCGTTATTCCAGGAACGCTTGATAGAACAAATGCTGGTTTCTTCGTTAAGCTGGGAATGGTCCAGCCGACAATATTGCTTGGATTATTTCTCTTTGTGAAAATGATAAAGTCATCTGCTTACAGGAGCAAGTGGATCTATACCATCACCTCGGCAATTGTTTTATCTCTGGTTGCTTGGAGCTGGGGAGGATACCAGATAGTGGACCTAATCCTAGGAATTTTCATGGGTCTCTATCCAATTGTGAAGCAGCCAGAAAAGAGAGAAGAGCTATTTCTCGGTGCTTTTCTTTTGATCTCTCTTCTAGTTCAGTCAACTTCCCCAACGGTCTCCTTCGTTGCAATAATCAAAGGAGCAGGCCTCTTCCTAATTGGAGGTTACGCCCTCTATTCAATCGCATTTGCAGAGCATTATATTCTAGGCAGAACCCCCTTCGGAAAAAAGGAAAAGCTCTCCTGGAGAACTATATATTTAGGAACCTTGCTTGCTGTAGGCATGTTGGGTTTAACTGCAATTTACTTCAACCTATTGGACATTTCAGGAAGAGCCTACTATTTTCTCGGAATAGAGACAAACAATCCACTTGTTGCCTCTGTCTCTGAGCACCAAACACTCAGCTTATCAATGATGATAAGGTTGACAGCTCTTGGATTGCTGTTGTCATGGGTCTACTTTGTATATGGGCTATTTATCATGAAAAAACAGCCAATCAACATTCTCTTCGTTTTCCTAGTCCCCCTGGTGACATACATGGGACTCAGAGCATCTTACTTGCTGATGTTCGTTGCCACAATGCTTTCGGCTATAGGAGGCATGGGTGTAGCTCCCATATCGCAATTGCTCACGAAGAGCTTTGGAATAAGCGAGGCTTCAATACAGATGCAGACGAAGGAGAAAAAAGCTAAGAAATATGCAAGAAAAGTGGATGAAATAGGAATAATAGTATGGACCAGCATCTTGATCTTTCTCATAGTTATTGGAGGATTTCAGCTCTCAACAACAATTGTTCAGGCAAGGGCACCTCCTCTCATACTCTCTGGAGGAATAGGGCTGGCTGTTGAAAACAAGGCATGGATATATGCGCTTGATGTGATAAAGAATGAAACAGCACCCAACAGCGTTTTCATGCCCTGGTGGGACTACGGATACTGGATCCCAGTAATGACTGGGAGGGCTACAGTAGCAGATGGTGCAACAATCAACGGAACACAGATAGCACTTCTTGCCCAGGCCCTCACGGCCCAGAATGAGAATGAAACCATAGGCATTGCACTCAATGACTTCAAAGCTCCTGCCAACAATACATATATTGCTGTCTTTGATGTTTTCAGAGCATACCAGGTAGCAAATGATAGTTGGGTAATAGGACCATACGTCTCTATATATACTGGAACAGTGGGACTTGCAGATATACCTAAGTCCATATGGATGCTTAGAATTGGCGGAAGGCTAAACCTCACAGCATATTCTCCCTACTTTGCTATTCAGTCAATACCATATCAGGGTACAAACTATCCTGTTGTTGGACCAAACTGGACAGATCCCCTCGTGCAAAGCACTCTTATATATAGAATGATGATAGATGCTGTATATCACATGAACGATACCTCAATAATGAGGGGCACTCCCCTCGATATACATGGGAACGTGAGCTTCATTGACTTTGTGAGTGGCGCAACAATAGAAGACAAACCATTCCATGACCTGCAGCCATTCAGGATCGTTGTTGATCCTATTTACAGCACAAGCACGGATAAGATATTTGTAGCAGTGATTATTTACAAAATAACGGGCTAG
- a CDS encoding DMT family transporter gives MKQREVGKTTALLFIAWLSISSASVLVLLSGVTAFHAAFWRLFISSAIIALYSIVIERNNPFSFSLFSLLSGAFLGLHFLLWMTSLFLIPVSLSTTIVVTYPAVIAVMERVFLRELLRLREIIGMLIAFSGIVIMMDPFLSPFNFQLIEGSLLSGTASVMAAGYFFLGRIARKKNVSLSSYTVPTYLFASATVFIIGKMYGISFFSVGEKSWEYLLLLAIIPMIGGHTVMNYLLKMEKASIVSSIALGEPIGATILSYFIVNQNITYPIAAGMFVAIVGMAFLLTSRAKE, from the coding sequence ATGAAGCAGAGGGAAGTTGGAAAGACAACGGCACTTCTCTTTATAGCCTGGCTCAGCATATCTTCAGCCTCAGTTCTTGTTCTATTATCAGGAGTCACAGCATTTCATGCTGCTTTCTGGAGACTTTTCATATCTTCAGCTATAATAGCATTATATTCGATCGTAATTGAGAGGAATAACCCATTCAGCTTCTCCCTCTTCTCACTTCTCTCCGGGGCATTTCTTGGGTTGCACTTCCTGCTTTGGATGACATCTCTCTTTCTCATTCCAGTATCACTCAGCACTACAATAGTTGTAACATATCCTGCAGTAATTGCTGTAATGGAGAGAGTTTTTCTTAGGGAGCTTCTGAGATTGAGGGAAATAATCGGTATGCTAATAGCATTTTCTGGAATTGTTATAATGATGGATCCCTTTCTTTCTCCATTCAATTTTCAATTGATTGAAGGGAGCCTCCTTTCAGGAACAGCATCTGTTATGGCAGCAGGCTACTTCTTCCTTGGAAGGATAGCAAGGAAGAAGAACGTGAGCCTAAGCTCATATACTGTACCCACTTATCTCTTCGCTTCAGCCACAGTATTCATAATAGGCAAAATGTATGGAATATCTTTTTTCTCTGTTGGTGAGAAAAGCTGGGAATATCTTCTACTCCTGGCAATCATTCCAATGATTGGAGGGCACACAGTTATGAACTATCTTCTTAAAATGGAAAAAGCTTCGATTGTATCCTCAATAGCACTTGGAGAACCGATTGGTGCTACAATCCTTAGCTATTTCATTGTTAACCAGAACATAACATATCCAATTGCTGCTGGAATGTTCGTTGCTATAGTAGGAATGGCATTCCTCCTCACATCCAGAGCCAAAGAGTGA
- a CDS encoding NAD(P)-dependent oxidoreductase — MRVGIIGFGNMGSAIAKRLVQQGYTVAGWNRTKDKVTKIEGVAPLSSQWEVLKSSDITLVVLSDDEAVESVILENGEMLSSLPMGTVIANVSTITPYMSMRLYRELKRRGLKYIEAPVLGGPQAALSGSLISLIGGEREMLNVAREVFRAVAREIFYAGEVPKAAALKLVFNSGTFTAVELIGEMLSLASAWEIDTELVKEIASKTVLSQLFSTYLERGLDQKFPPGFYLDLVAKDLSYALLSSRKGSSFIPSIAGAYEAYISAARSGFGKKDYASIIRYLMRGASEQ; from the coding sequence GTGAGGGTAGGAATAATAGGTTTTGGAAACATGGGGAGTGCAATAGCAAAAAGGCTCGTGCAACAGGGATATACAGTAGCAGGATGGAACAGAACGAAGGATAAAGTAACAAAAATTGAGGGCGTTGCTCCTCTTTCCTCTCAATGGGAAGTTTTGAAGAGCTCGGATATAACTCTAGTAGTATTGAGTGATGATGAGGCTGTCGAAAGTGTGATCCTTGAAAATGGGGAAATGTTGAGCAGTTTGCCGATGGGAACTGTTATAGCAAATGTTTCTACAATAACTCCATATATGAGCATGAGGCTTTACAGGGAGCTGAAAAGAAGAGGGTTGAAGTACATAGAGGCTCCAGTTCTCGGAGGTCCTCAGGCAGCTCTCTCAGGTTCCCTAATATCTTTGATAGGTGGAGAAAGGGAGATGCTGAATGTAGCTAGAGAGGTTTTCAGGGCTGTAGCCAGAGAGATCTTCTATGCAGGAGAAGTCCCAAAGGCTGCTGCTTTGAAGCTGGTGTTTAACTCTGGCACGTTCACGGCTGTTGAATTAATTGGTGAAATGCTTTCCCTAGCATCTGCTTGGGAGATAGATACAGAGCTGGTGAAAGAAATAGCCTCAAAGACTGTCCTATCTCAACTTTTCTCCACATATTTGGAAAGAGGACTAGATCAAAAATTCCCGCCGGGATTCTATCTCGATCTTGTAGCAAAAGATCTCTCATATGCATTATTGTCGAGCAGAAAAGGAAGCAGCTTTATTCCATCCATAGCTGGGGCCTATGAAGCATATATATCTGCTGCTAGATCTGGCTTTGGAAAAAAGGATTATGCTTCCATTATAAGGTATCTTATGAGGGGGGCTAGTGAGCAATGA
- a CDS encoding AAA family ATPase has product MNEYEVLSQKIYSLRNSLNQQLVEREKEVTAAISALISGEPAVFISPPGTGKTKLVELLSMLISAKYFYYLLTKFTEPDELIGPIDVAALRKGRYVRITRGRLPEAEVIFLDEIFRSSSAIRNFLLDIILYKRVFNGSEYIRAPILTIYTATNEVSLESEDAALYDRLTIRDFHGNVGFDSWRKLLEKGILLETNQYREVQPILTSEEIRRIQEIVKTRARELISNDSFINKYMEVLAELKSSAIELSDRRKVKTLIVASAISFIYRESTVSLDSLGDAIRLTAPSTEDEVKKVEEVLAKVGLSSYDYKIRQIKTLEAELSNIISRTRAVPAESNVRALDDVLSKSELILERASESRRLESYSSSLREKVIEARNLISKLKEEQSKND; this is encoded by the coding sequence ATGAATGAATACGAAGTTCTGAGTCAGAAGATATATTCATTGAGAAATAGCCTGAACCAGCAGCTTGTTGAGAGAGAAAAAGAAGTTACGGCAGCGATTTCTGCGCTCATTTCCGGTGAGCCGGCAGTTTTCATCTCGCCTCCAGGAACAGGAAAAACAAAGCTTGTTGAGCTCCTCTCAATGCTGATAAGCGCCAAGTATTTTTACTATTTATTAACAAAATTCACAGAACCTGATGAGCTGATTGGTCCCATAGATGTTGCAGCCCTGAGAAAGGGAAGGTATGTTAGGATTACACGGGGGAGACTTCCCGAGGCTGAGGTTATATTCCTCGATGAAATATTCAGATCGTCAAGCGCTATTCGAAACTTCTTGCTGGATATAATACTATACAAGAGAGTTTTCAATGGAAGTGAATATATAAGAGCTCCAATATTGACGATATATACAGCAACAAACGAGGTTAGTCTTGAAAGCGAGGATGCTGCTCTCTATGACAGGTTAACAATAAGGGACTTCCATGGAAACGTGGGCTTCGATTCATGGAGAAAGCTTTTAGAGAAGGGCATACTGCTTGAGACAAATCAATATAGGGAGGTTCAGCCCATTCTGACTTCAGAGGAGATAAGGAGAATCCAGGAAATTGTTAAAACTAGAGCAAGAGAACTCATTTCTAATGACTCCTTTATCAACAAATACATGGAAGTGCTTGCGGAGCTGAAGAGCTCGGCAATAGAGCTCAGCGATAGGAGGAAAGTTAAGACCCTGATTGTGGCTTCTGCTATATCATTCATATATAGAGAAAGCACCGTTTCTCTTGACTCTTTGGGAGATGCCATAAGGTTAACGGCACCATCTACAGAGGATGAAGTTAAGAAGGTTGAGGAAGTTCTTGCCAAAGTAGGCCTCTCATCCTACGATTATAAGATAAGACAAATCAAAACTCTGGAAGCAGAGCTCTCCAATATAATCAGCAGAACCAGAGCAGTCCCAGCAGAATCAAATGTAAGAGCGCTGGATGATGTTCTCTCTAAATCAGAGCTTATTCTGGAGAGAGCAAGTGAAAGCCGGAGGCTTGAATCGTATAGTTCCAGCTTGAGGGAGAAGGTCATTGAGGCAAGAAACCTAATTTCCAAGCTAAAAGAGGAACAGAGCAAAAATGACTGA